A region of Sphingomonas sp. DNA encodes the following proteins:
- a CDS encoding amidohydrolase, with protein sequence MKRWMFAAALAALATQAQAQDGALRDAVTRDYRDNLSALFDHFHRNPELSGMEVQTSARMAQELRALGYEVTTRVGGHGVVAILRNGAGPTVMLRADMDGLPIEERSGVPNPSRARQADAHGVEQPVMHACGHDVHITALVGTARQLIARRGNWSGTLMLIAQPAEETISGARTMVQDGLYTRFPKPDYAVAFHVSSGLPAGRISVPEGIAYSSSDIVNIRVNGVGTHGASPHRGVDPVLVAAQIVVSLQSVVSREIAPLEGRVITVGAIHGGVRGNIIPEHVDMALTVRADTPEVRAQLLDGIDRIARGTALALGVPEDRLPVVTRSAVETTPPTRNDRDTAIRVREAIAAAMGADRLIDEPREGMGAEDFAYFVTSESGVRGVYFGVGGTPPEELETAAGHHSPLFRIVPEPAVTAGVQGMVIAAETLFARR encoded by the coding sequence ATGAAAAGGTGGATGTTCGCGGCGGCGCTCGCCGCGCTGGCGACACAGGCGCAGGCGCAGGACGGCGCGCTACGGGATGCGGTGACGCGGGATTATCGCGACAATCTCTCCGCCCTGTTCGATCATTTCCATCGCAATCCGGAGCTGTCCGGCATGGAGGTGCAGACCTCTGCGCGGATGGCGCAAGAGCTGCGCGCGCTCGGCTATGAGGTGACGACGCGCGTCGGCGGGCATGGCGTCGTCGCCATCCTGCGCAACGGCGCGGGGCCGACCGTGATGCTGCGCGCCGACATGGACGGCCTGCCGATCGAGGAGCGCTCCGGTGTCCCCAATCCTTCCCGCGCGCGACAGGCGGACGCGCACGGCGTCGAGCAGCCGGTGATGCATGCCTGCGGCCATGACGTGCACATCACCGCTCTGGTCGGTACGGCGCGGCAGTTGATTGCCAGGCGCGGCAACTGGTCTGGCACCCTGATGCTGATCGCCCAGCCGGCGGAGGAGACGATCTCCGGCGCGCGTACGATGGTGCAAGACGGCCTATACACGCGCTTTCCCAAGCCCGATTATGCCGTCGCCTTTCACGTTTCGTCCGGGCTTCCGGCCGGGCGCATCTCGGTGCCGGAGGGCATCGCTTATTCCAGCTCCGACATCGTCAACATCCGGGTCAACGGTGTCGGCACGCACGGCGCCTCGCCGCATCGCGGCGTCGATCCGGTGCTGGTCGCCGCGCAGATCGTGGTGTCGCTGCAATCGGTGGTGAGCCGCGAGATCGCTCCTCTCGAAGGGCGGGTGATCACCGTCGGCGCGATCCATGGCGGCGTGCGCGGCAACATCATTCCCGAACATGTCGATATGGCGCTCACCGTGCGCGCCGACACGCCGGAGGTGCGCGCGCAGCTCCTAGACGGCATCGACCGCATCGCGCGCGGCACGGCGTTGGCGCTGGGCGTGCCGGAGGATCGGCTGCCGGTCGTCACCCGCTCGGCGGTCGAGACCACGCCGCCGACCCGCAACGATCGCGACACGGCGATCCGCGTGCGCGAGGCGATCGCCGCGGCGATGGGCGCGGACCGGCTGATCGACGAGCCGCGCGAGGGCATGGGCGCGGAGGATTTCGCCTATTTCGTCACGTCCGAAAGCGGCGTGCGCGGCGTCTATTTCGGCGTCGGCGGCACCCCGCCCGAGGAGCTGGAGACGGCGGCGGGCCACCATTCGCCCTTGTTCCGGATCGTGCCGGAGCCGGCGGTGACGGCAGGCGTGCAAGGCATGGTGATCGCGGCCGAGACGCTGTTCGCGCGGCGCTAA
- a CDS encoding acyl-CoA dehydrogenase family protein, producing the protein MPLDPETFDALIDTVRRFVAERLRPLEAEVAEMDEVPEVIVREMREMGLFGLSIPEEYGGLGLTMSEEVRVALEFGRTTPAFRSVFGTNVGIGSQGLVMAGSDAQKAAWLPRIASGEIVTSFALTEPDAGSDSASVQTRAVREGDVYRLTGTKRFITNADKASLFTVMARTGGEGAKGVSAFLVSADLPDVSIGKPERKMGQQGAHVCDVNFDSTPVPAANRLGEEGDGFRIAMRVLDRGRLHIAAVCVGIAERLIADCVAYATERRQFGKPIADFQLIQAMIADSKTETMAARALVLDTARLKDEGKAITLEAAAAKYFASETVGRVADRAVQIFGGAGYVADHGIERLYRDVRLFRIYEGTSQIQQLVIARETIKNGG; encoded by the coding sequence ATGCCTCTCGATCCCGAAACCTTCGATGCCCTGATCGACACCGTCCGCCGTTTCGTCGCGGAGCGGCTGCGGCCGCTGGAGGCCGAGGTTGCCGAGATGGACGAGGTGCCCGAGGTCATCGTCCGCGAGATGCGGGAGATGGGGTTGTTCGGTCTCTCCATCCCGGAGGAATATGGCGGCCTCGGCCTCACCATGTCGGAGGAGGTACGCGTCGCGCTGGAATTCGGGCGGACGACGCCCGCCTTCCGCTCCGTCTTCGGCACCAATGTCGGGATCGGGAGCCAGGGCCTCGTCATGGCCGGTTCCGATGCGCAGAAGGCCGCATGGCTGCCGCGCATCGCCTCGGGCGAGATCGTCACCAGCTTCGCGCTGACCGAGCCCGATGCCGGCTCCGACAGCGCCTCGGTCCAGACCCGCGCGGTGCGGGAGGGCGACGTTTACAGGCTCACCGGCACCAAGCGCTTCATCACCAATGCCGACAAGGCGAGCCTGTTCACGGTCATGGCGCGCACCGGGGGGGAGGGCGCGAAGGGCGTCTCGGCTTTCCTCGTCTCCGCCGACCTGCCCGACGTCTCGATCGGCAAGCCGGAGCGCAAGATGGGGCAGCAGGGCGCCCATGTCTGCGACGTCAATTTCGACAGCACGCCGGTGCCCGCCGCCAATAGGCTCGGCGAGGAGGGCGATGGGTTCCGGATCGCGATGCGCGTGCTCGATCGGGGGCGGCTGCACATCGCGGCGGTCTGCGTCGGCATCGCCGAGCGGCTGATCGCGGATTGCGTCGCCTATGCGACGGAGCGCCGGCAGTTCGGCAAGCCGATCGCCGATTTCCAGCTTATCCAGGCGATGATCGCGGACAGCAAGACCGAGACGATGGCGGCGCGCGCGCTGGTGCTCGACACGGCGCGGCTGAAGGACGAGGGCAAGGCGATCACGCTGGAGGCCGCCGCCGCCAAATATTTCGCCAGCGAGACGGTCGGCCGGGTCGCCGACCGCGCCGTCCAGATTTTCGGGGGGGCCGGCTATGTCGCCGATCACGGCATCGAGCGGCTCTATCGCGACGTCCGCCTGTTCCGCATCTATGAAGGCACCAGCCAGATCCAGCAGCTTGTCATCGCGCGCGAGACCATCAAGAATGGCGGCTGA
- a CDS encoding acyl-CoA dehydrogenase family protein, which translates to MADLETFRRETRAWLAANCPAEMREPVRDESDACWGGRNPVFKNSAQKQWLEAMAARGWTVPDWPKDYGGGGLSPEETKILRQEMARIGARNPLYSFGISMLGPALLKYGTETQKKHYLPQIARGEIRWCQGYSEPGAGSDLASLQTKCEDKGDHWLVNGQKVWTSYADKADWIFCLVRTDSQAPKHKGISFLLFDMASPGVSTKPILLISGYSPFCETFFDDVTVPKDQIVGELNKGWDVAKYLLGHEREMISGMGLGGHSGTLGEALADAVAGDPLLRADVARFDVDSLAFRAMSEKFIDELKAGKAHPAQPSMMKYAGTELNKARHELIMAAGGADALEWESERSRQGKSAREWLRTKANSIEGGTSEIQLGIVAKRILDLPGA; encoded by the coding sequence ATGGCCGATCTGGAGACGTTTCGCCGCGAGACGCGCGCCTGGCTGGCGGCGAATTGCCCGGCGGAGATGCGCGAGCCGGTGCGCGACGAGAGCGACGCCTGCTGGGGCGGGCGCAACCCCGTCTTCAAGAACTCCGCGCAGAAGCAGTGGCTTGAGGCGATGGCCGCGCGCGGCTGGACCGTGCCGGACTGGCCCAAGGATTATGGCGGCGGCGGCCTCTCGCCCGAGGAAACCAAGATCCTGCGCCAGGAAATGGCCCGGATCGGCGCGCGCAATCCGCTCTACAGCTTCGGTATCTCGATGCTCGGCCCGGCCTTGCTGAAATACGGCACCGAAACACAGAAGAAGCATTATTTGCCGCAAATCGCGCGCGGCGAAATCCGCTGGTGCCAGGGCTATTCCGAGCCGGGCGCGGGGAGCGACCTCGCCAGCCTCCAGACCAAATGCGAGGACAAGGGAGACCACTGGCTGGTCAATGGCCAGAAGGTCTGGACTTCCTATGCCGACAAGGCGGACTGGATTTTCTGCCTGGTCCGCACCGACAGCCAGGCGCCCAAGCATAAGGGCATCAGCTTCCTGCTGTTCGACATGGCCAGTCCCGGCGTATCGACCAAGCCGATCCTGCTCATCTCCGGCTATTCGCCCTTCTGCGAGACCTTCTTCGACGACGTGACCGTGCCCAAGGACCAGATCGTCGGCGAGCTGAACAAGGGCTGGGACGTCGCCAAATATCTGCTGGGCCATGAGCGCGAGATGATCTCCGGCATGGGGCTGGGCGGCCATTCGGGGACGCTGGGAGAGGCGCTCGCGGACGCGGTGGCGGGCGATCCGCTGCTGCGCGCCGACGTGGCCCGCTTCGACGTGGATTCGCTCGCCTTCCGCGCGATGAGCGAGAAGTTCATCGACGAATTGAAGGCGGGCAAGGCGCATCCGGCCCAGCCCTCGATGATGAAATATGCCGGCACGGAGCTGAACAAGGCCCGGCACGAGCTGATCATGGCCGCCGGCGGCGCGGACGCGCTCGAATGGGAGAGCGAGCGGTCCCGCCAGGGCAAGTCCGCGCGCGAATGGCTGCGCACCAAGGCCAATTCGATCGAGGGTGGGACGAGCGAAATCCAGCTCGGCATCGTGGCGAAGCGCATTCTCGATTTGCCGGGAGCCTGA
- a CDS encoding DUF885 family protein, giving the protein MLNLDRRQFLLGSAAAGAFALSGCAGMAPRSDTGSARALYDSIFEGMLRASPEMATGLGLDTGERAFLKSRLSDLSTAGKMGVYQPLLDHMPRLRAVGRDVLPSRERAWYDTVLWLGERMEAAAAIPYGGIGGYNYPIPYVISQLSGGYQIVPDFLDSQHGIDSAADCEAYLSRLEAFAAGVGFEVDRARADAGRAVIPPSYILDKALTQTRALRGDGGETSGLVQSLARRAREKSIAGDWTARAAAIVDGPLARALDRQIALLTGMQRDAGTHAGVDRLPNGAELYALCLRYHTSTSLTPAEAHRIGLQQMAELTAELDPLLRREGLTRGSVGARLTELGRQDRWLYPNNDAGRAELIADLQRQMEAIRARMPDWFGVIPTTGMEIRRVPPAIEVGAPRGYAQGGSLDGSRPGAFYINLVDTRIWPKWALPTLTYHESAPGHLWQGATLMGNDAIPLLHRNIGIPAFGEGWGLYAEQLAAEIGVYDDFPQGRIGWLQSFLYRAARIVMDTGMHAMGWSRERAIRYFREEVGLDEISATSEVERYIVWPGQACSYKLGHTEFVRLREQARAATGARFDIKSFHDEVLGYGDMPMEVLARVVADWTAARVG; this is encoded by the coding sequence ATGCTGAACCTGGACCGCCGCCAATTCCTCCTGGGCTCCGCCGCCGCCGGCGCGTTCGCCTTGTCCGGCTGCGCCGGCATGGCCCCGCGCTCGGACACCGGTTCGGCGCGCGCACTTTACGATTCCATTTTTGAAGGGATGCTGCGCGCGTCTCCGGAAATGGCGACCGGGCTCGGGCTCGACACCGGCGAACGCGCCTTCCTGAAGAGCCGCCTGTCCGATCTCTCGACGGCCGGCAAGATGGGCGTCTATCAGCCGCTGCTCGATCACATGCCCCGCCTGCGCGCCGTGGGCCGCGATGTGCTGCCGTCGCGAGAGCGAGCCTGGTACGACACCGTGCTCTGGCTCGGCGAGAGGATGGAGGCGGCGGCGGCCATCCCTTATGGCGGCATCGGCGGCTACAATTACCCAATCCCCTATGTGATCTCGCAATTGTCCGGCGGCTATCAGATCGTGCCGGACTTCCTCGACAGCCAGCACGGCATCGACAGCGCGGCGGATTGCGAGGCCTATCTTTCCCGGCTCGAAGCCTTCGCCGCCGGGGTCGGCTTCGAGGTGGACCGTGCCCGCGCCGATGCCGGGCGAGCCGTCATCCCGCCCTCCTACATTCTCGACAAGGCGCTGACCCAGACGCGCGCGCTACGCGGTGACGGCGGCGAGACGTCCGGTCTGGTCCAGTCGCTCGCGCGCCGCGCGCGTGAGAAGAGCATCGCCGGGGATTGGACAGCGCGCGCCGCCGCGATCGTCGACGGGCCGCTCGCCCGCGCGCTCGACCGGCAGATCGCCCTGCTCACCGGTATGCAGCGCGATGCCGGCACCCATGCCGGGGTCGATCGCCTGCCCAATGGCGCCGAGCTCTATGCCTTGTGCCTGCGCTATCATACCAGCACGAGCTTGACGCCGGCCGAAGCGCACCGGATCGGACTGCAGCAGATGGCGGAACTTACCGCCGAGCTCGATCCATTGCTCCGGCGCGAGGGGCTGACGCGCGGCAGCGTCGGCGCGCGGCTCACCGAATTGGGGCGGCAGGATCGCTGGCTCTATCCCAACAACGATGCCGGCCGCGCCGAGCTGATCGCCGATCTGCAGCGGCAGATGGAGGCGATCCGCGCGCGCATGCCGGACTGGTTCGGCGTCATCCCGACCACGGGCATGGAAATCCGCCGCGTGCCGCCGGCGATCGAGGTCGGCGCGCCGCGCGGCTATGCGCAGGGCGGCAGCCTCGACGGCAGCCGGCCGGGCGCCTTCTACATCAATCTGGTCGATACCCGCATCTGGCCGAAATGGGCGCTGCCGACGCTCACCTATCACGAAAGCGCGCCGGGCCACCTCTGGCAGGGCGCGACATTGATGGGCAACGACGCCATCCCGCTGCTCCACCGCAATATCGGCATTCCGGCCTTCGGCGAGGGCTGGGGCCTTTATGCCGAGCAGCTTGCCGCCGAGATCGGCGTCTATGACGATTTCCCGCAGGGGCGGATCGGCTGGTTGCAGAGCTTCCTCTACCGCGCCGCGCGGATCGTCATGGACACCGGGATGCACGCCATGGGCTGGAGCCGCGAGCGCGCGATCCGCTATTTCCGCGAGGAAGTCGGGCTCGACGAGATTTCCGCGACCAGCGAGGTCGAGCGCTACATCGTCTGGCCGGGCCAGGCCTGCAGCTACAAGCTCGGCCATACCGAATTCGTCCGGCTGCGCGAGCAGGCCCGCGCGGCGACCGGCGCGCGCTTCGACATCAAGTCGTTCCACGACGAGGTGCTGGGCTATGGCGACATGCCGATGGAGGTGCTCGCCCGCGTCGTCGCGGACTGGACGGCGGCGCGGGTCGGTTAG
- a CDS encoding acyl-CoA dehydrogenase: MPLYLTDDQAMLRDTARDFMAEQGAIRSQLRHWRDIGCKDGFGHGLWKQFAEMGFAGILIGEEEGGLGLGHVEAGIVLEEIGRNLTPSPFLTTAVAFVAAVKGTAHGARWFPGILAGETVAALAIDEGARHRPEAIAMRAERAGNGFRLDGAKQFVVQGASADVTLVAARTDEGLTLFAVEKDAKGLEVEGVRLADASIGARLTFDGVEVDADAVVGEVGGGDTMLARSLAAGRTGAAAELVGLASAALDMTVDYLKQRQQFGKPIGEFQALQFRSAHLYSELEIARAATLKAQQLLDEGSDAAEAMVSVAKAKASRASQLAVQEGVQMHGGIGMTDEHDIGLYMKRDRVLAELFGDANYHADRLARLKGY, from the coding sequence ATGCCCCTCTACCTCACCGACGATCAGGCGATGCTGCGCGATACGGCGCGGGATTTCATGGCCGAGCAGGGCGCGATCAGGAGCCAGTTGCGGCACTGGCGCGACATCGGCTGCAAGGACGGCTTCGGCCATGGATTGTGGAAGCAGTTCGCGGAGATGGGCTTCGCCGGCATCCTGATCGGCGAGGAGGAAGGCGGGCTGGGCCTCGGCCATGTCGAGGCGGGGATCGTGCTGGAGGAGATCGGGCGCAACCTGACGCCGTCGCCCTTCCTGACGACGGCGGTGGCCTTCGTCGCGGCGGTGAAGGGCACGGCCCATGGCGCGCGCTGGTTTCCCGGCATCCTCGCTGGCGAGACTGTGGCGGCGCTGGCGATCGACGAGGGCGCCAGGCACCGGCCCGAGGCGATCGCGATGCGGGCGGAGCGCGCCGGCAACGGGTTCCGCCTCGACGGCGCCAAGCAGTTCGTGGTGCAGGGCGCCTCGGCAGACGTGACTTTGGTCGCGGCGCGCACGGACGAGGGGTTGACCCTGTTCGCGGTCGAGAAGGACGCGAAAGGGCTGGAGGTCGAGGGCGTGCGCCTCGCCGATGCCAGCATCGGCGCGCGGCTGACCTTCGACGGCGTGGAAGTCGATGCCGATGCGGTGGTCGGCGAGGTCGGCGGGGGCGATACGATGCTGGCGCGCTCGCTCGCCGCGGGCCGGACCGGCGCGGCGGCGGAGCTGGTCGGGCTGGCCAGCGCCGCGCTCGACATGACCGTCGACTATCTCAAGCAGCGCCAGCAGTTCGGCAAGCCGATCGGCGAGTTCCAGGCTCTGCAATTCCGCTCTGCCCATCTCTATTCGGAGCTGGAGATCGCTCGCGCCGCGACGCTGAAGGCGCAGCAATTGCTGGATGAGGGCTCGGACGCGGCCGAGGCGATGGTCTCGGTCGCCAAGGCCAAGGCGAGCCGCGCGTCGCAACTCGCGGTGCAGGAGGGCGTGCAGATGCATGGCGGCATCGGCATGACCGACGAGCACGATATCGGCCTCTACATGAAACGCGACCGGGTGCTCGCCGAGCTGTTCGGCGACGCCAATTACCACGCGGACCGGCTGGCGCGGCTGAAGGGATACTGA
- a CDS encoding urate hydroxylase PuuD, with protein MAKILGNFHIALAIGVVLLVLAMFGLHGEAIGQEGYWAQWLRFFHTAAGVLWIGLLYYFNFVQIPTMPKVPADLKQGITKYIAPAALFWFRWAALATVVLGLLVAEMQQGGYVARALGLEPGFKTIGIGMWLGLIMAANVWFIIWPNQKKALGIVEASDEAKAKAASLAMMASRTNLILSFPMLYCMIAQTHIGG; from the coding sequence ATGGCGAAGATACTCGGCAATTTCCACATCGCGCTGGCGATCGGCGTCGTGTTGCTGGTCCTGGCGATGTTCGGCCTGCATGGCGAGGCGATCGGGCAGGAAGGCTATTGGGCGCAGTGGCTGCGCTTCTTCCACACCGCCGCCGGCGTGCTGTGGATCGGGCTGCTCTATTATTTCAACTTCGTCCAGATCCCGACCATGCCGAAGGTCCCGGCCGATCTGAAGCAGGGCATCACCAAATATATCGCGCCTGCCGCATTGTTCTGGTTCCGCTGGGCGGCGCTGGCGACGGTGGTGCTCGGCCTGCTCGTCGCGGAGATGCAGCAGGGCGGCTATGTCGCGCGCGCGCTGGGGCTGGAGCCGGGCTTCAAGACGATCGGTATCGGCATGTGGCTGGGCCTGATCATGGCCGCGAACGTCTGGTTCATCATCTGGCCGAACCAGAAAAAGGCGCTCGGCATCGTCGAGGCTTCGGATGAGGCGAAGGCCAAGGCGGCGTCGCTCGCGATGATGGCCTCGCGCACCAATCTTATCC
- a CDS encoding NAD(P)/FAD-dependent oxidoreductase: protein MAEHLDVLIVGAGISGIGAAWHLQRRCPAKSYAILEARHAIGGTWDLFRYPGVRSDSDMHTLGFPFRPWTGEKAIADGASIRAYLEETARAGGIDRHILFGHRAVRASWSSKQASWTVEVETPRGRGEFTCAFLYLGSGYYDYARGYRPDWPGEADFAGRIVHPQFWPDDLDWAGKKVVVIGSGATAVTLAPALAETAARVTILQRSPSYIVSRPSRDGIAHGLRRILPARIAASIARWKNVLLGILFFSRSRARPERVRALLLKLVADELPGHDIARDFAPVYNPWDQRVCLVPDGDLFAAIRAGKVEMATDTIATFTPNGIRLASGRELEADIVVTATGLVVKLFGGMALSVDGAPVDVADRVGYKGMMLNDVPNLVLSFGYTNASWTLKSDLTARYVCRLLRHMDRRGLDIAVPRLPEGGVERAPILDFTSGYVRRAVGSLPTQGTETPWRTHQNYLKDLIALGWGTVTDAAMEFRRKG, encoded by the coding sequence ATGGCCGAGCATCTCGACGTCCTGATCGTCGGCGCCGGCATTTCGGGCATCGGTGCCGCATGGCATCTGCAACGGCGCTGTCCGGCCAAGAGCTATGCGATCCTGGAGGCGCGCCACGCGATCGGGGGCACGTGGGATCTGTTCCGCTATCCCGGCGTGCGTTCGGATTCCGACATGCATACGCTCGGCTTCCCGTTCCGGCCCTGGACGGGCGAGAAGGCGATCGCCGACGGGGCGTCGATCCGCGCCTATCTGGAGGAAACGGCGCGGGCGGGCGGAATCGACCGGCATATCCTGTTCGGCCACCGCGCGGTCCGTGCATCCTGGTCGTCGAAACAGGCAAGCTGGACGGTCGAAGTCGAGACGCCGCGGGGCCGGGGCGAATTCACCTGCGCCTTCCTCTATCTCGGCAGCGGCTATTACGATTATGCGCGAGGCTACCGGCCGGACTGGCCGGGCGAGGCCGATTTCGCCGGGCGCATCGTCCATCCGCAATTCTGGCCGGACGATCTGGACTGGGCGGGGAAGAAGGTCGTCGTGATCGGCAGCGGCGCGACGGCGGTGACGCTCGCGCCCGCTCTGGCCGAAACGGCGGCGCGGGTCACGATCCTGCAGCGCTCGCCCTCCTACATCGTCTCCCGCCCGTCGCGCGACGGCATCGCGCACGGCCTGCGCCGGATATTGCCCGCCCGCATCGCCGCGTCGATCGCGCGCTGGAAGAATGTGCTGCTCGGCATTCTCTTCTTCTCGCGTTCGCGCGCGAGGCCGGAGCGGGTGCGCGCACTGCTGCTCAAGCTGGTCGCCGACGAACTGCCCGGCCACGACATCGCCCGCGATTTCGCGCCGGTCTACAATCCCTGGGACCAGCGCGTCTGCCTGGTGCCGGACGGCGATCTGTTCGCCGCGATTCGGGCGGGCAAGGTCGAGATGGCGACCGATACGATCGCGACCTTCACCCCGAACGGCATCCGCCTCGCCTCCGGCCGCGAACTGGAAGCCGACATCGTCGTCACCGCGACCGGGCTGGTGGTGAAATTGTTCGGCGGCATGGCCTTGTCGGTGGATGGCGCGCCGGTCGATGTCGCCGATCGGGTGGGCTACAAGGGCATGATGCTGAACGACGTGCCGAACCTGGTCTTGTCCTTCGGCTATACCAACGCCTCCTGGACGCTGAAGAGCGATCTCACCGCCCGTTATGTCTGCCGCCTGCTCAGGCATATGGACCGGCGCGGCCTCGACATTGCGGTCCCGCGCCTGCCGGAGGGCGGGGTTGAACGCGCGCCGATACTCGATTTCACCTCCGGCTATGTCCGCCGCGCCGTCGGCAGTCTGCCCACGCAGGGCACGGAGACGCCATGGCGGACGCACCAGAATTACCTGAAGGATCTGATCGCCCTCGGCTGGGGCACGGTCACCGACGCCGCGATGGAATTCCGCCGGAAGGGCTGA
- a CDS encoding TIGR02117 family protein → MAWRRAGRIAARVAAAIIAVPLLYLLIAAILGAVPANVAWRAPEQGIAILVRSNGVHTWIVMPKTNSHMDWRPYAPGEHLADPRWGGANYVAIGYGNRDFYLNTPTWGDLSPRTAFAALFGGGPTLLHVEHDHNPRPDEWTRPLKVTPDQYRRLTRFIAARFRLDDAGRTMPVLGRGYRANDMFYEARGGYSFVLTCNEWTGRALRTAGIRTGLWTPFAQSIMWRLD, encoded by the coding sequence ATGGCATGGCGGAGGGCGGGGCGCATCGCGGCGCGGGTCGCGGCGGCGATCATCGCCGTGCCGCTGCTCTATCTGCTGATCGCGGCGATTCTGGGCGCGGTGCCGGCCAATGTCGCCTGGCGCGCGCCGGAGCAGGGCATCGCCATCTTGGTGCGCTCCAACGGCGTCCACACCTGGATCGTGATGCCCAAGACCAACAGCCATATGGACTGGCGGCCTTATGCGCCCGGCGAGCATCTCGCCGATCCGCGCTGGGGCGGCGCCAATTATGTCGCGATCGGCTACGGCAATCGCGATTTCTACCTGAACACGCCGACCTGGGGCGATCTCTCGCCGCGCACCGCCTTCGCCGCCTTGTTCGGCGGCGGCCCGACCTTGCTCCATGTCGAGCACGACCACAATCCGCGCCCCGACGAATGGACGCGCCCGCTCAAGGTGACGCCGGACCAGTATCGCCGCCTGACGCGCTTCATCGCCGCGCGCTTCCGGTTGGATGACGCGGGGCGGACGATGCCCGTGCTTGGGCGCGGCTACCGCGCCAACGACATGTTCTACGAGGCGCGGGGCGGCTACAGCTTCGTCCTCACCTGCAACGAATGGACCGGCCGCGCGCTGCGGACGGCCGGTATCCGCACCGGCCTGTGGACCCCTTTCGCGCAAAGCATCATGTGGCGGCTCGATTGA
- a CDS encoding PaaI family thioesterase, with protein MLDPLPPYARFLGIEKRRDDDGALLFAMPFGDAVLGRPGYLHGGAIAGLLEFAALGALYEALGDAAGVNVKPINVTVQYLRGGVSHDTFAGAVVTRLGNRVANVEAHAWQQDRDKPIASAQMNVLLRRG; from the coding sequence ATGCTGGACCCTTTGCCGCCTTATGCCCGCTTCCTCGGCATCGAGAAGCGCCGGGACGACGACGGCGCGCTGTTGTTCGCCATGCCCTTCGGCGACGCGGTGCTTGGCCGTCCCGGCTACCTGCACGGCGGCGCGATCGCCGGCCTGCTCGAATTCGCGGCTTTGGGCGCGCTCTACGAGGCGCTGGGCGACGCGGCGGGCGTCAATGTGAAGCCGATCAACGTCACCGTCCAGTATCTGCGCGGCGGGGTCAGCCACGACACCTTCGCCGGCGCGGTCGTCACCCGGCTCGGCAACCGCGTCGCCAATGTCGAGGCCCATGCCTGGCAGCAGGACCGCGACAAGCCGATCGCTTCCGCGCAGATGAACGTGCTGCTGCGGCGGGGTTAG